Proteins from a genomic interval of Acinonyx jubatus isolate Ajub_Pintada_27869175 chromosome B4, VMU_Ajub_asm_v1.0, whole genome shotgun sequence:
- the CBY1 gene encoding protein chibby homolog 1 isoform X1, translated as MGRPGVLQGTRGFPASGAARGRGTGGGGWVHPRPVSALLGAGFLGEGSIGLSFIRPKMPLFGNTFSPKKTPPRKSASLSNLHNLDRSTREVELGLDYGTPTMNLAGQSLKFENGQWIAEMGISGGVDRREAQRLRRRNQQLEEENNLLRLKVDILLDMLSETTAESHLMEKELEELKSTSRRRK; from the exons ATGGGACGCCCGGGCGTGCTCCAGGGGACCCGGGGCTTCCCCGCCTCTGGAGCGGCCCGAGGGCGCGGCACAGGGGGCGGAGGCTGGGTTCATCCCAGGCCGGTCTCCGCACTTCTCGGAGCGGGTTTCCTCG GAGAAGGGAGCATTGGCCTTTCCTTCATCCGGCCAAAGATGCCTCTCTTTGGAAATACGTTCAGTCCCAAGAAGACGCCCCCTCGGaaatctgcttctctctccaaTCTGCATAAT CTGGACCGGTCAACCCGGGAGGTGGAGCTGGGCCTTGACTATGGAACCCCCACTATGAACCTGGCAGGGCAAAGCCTGAAGTTTGAAAATGGCCAGTGGATAGCAG AGATGGGGATTAGCGGAGGTGTGGACCGGAGGGAGGCTCAGCGCCTACGCAGGCGGAACCAGCAGTTGGAGGAAGAGAACAACCTCCTGCGGCTGAAGGTGGACATCCTGCTGGACATG CTCTCTGAAACCACCGCCGAGTCCCACTTGATGGAGAAGGAATTGGAGGAACTGAAAAGCACCAGCCGCAGGAGGAAATGA
- the CBY1 gene encoding protein chibby homolog 1 isoform X2, whose protein sequence is MPLFGNTFSPKKTPPRKSASLSNLHNLDRSTREVELGLDYGTPTMNLAGQSLKFENGQWIAEMGISGGVDRREAQRLRRRNQQLEEENNLLRLKVDILLDMLSETTAESHLMEKELEELKSTSRRRK, encoded by the exons ATGCCTCTCTTTGGAAATACGTTCAGTCCCAAGAAGACGCCCCCTCGGaaatctgcttctctctccaaTCTGCATAAT CTGGACCGGTCAACCCGGGAGGTGGAGCTGGGCCTTGACTATGGAACCCCCACTATGAACCTGGCAGGGCAAAGCCTGAAGTTTGAAAATGGCCAGTGGATAGCAG AGATGGGGATTAGCGGAGGTGTGGACCGGAGGGAGGCTCAGCGCCTACGCAGGCGGAACCAGCAGTTGGAGGAAGAGAACAACCTCCTGCGGCTGAAGGTGGACATCCTGCTGGACATG CTCTCTGAAACCACCGCCGAGTCCCACTTGATGGAGAAGGAATTGGAGGAACTGAAAAGCACCAGCCGCAGGAGGAAATGA